The sequence CAAGGACTATGGTTTCTGTTATTCAAGCTTTTATTTCACTGGCACAAATTTCATGTGTCTTCTGTTCACTTGAAATTTCAAAGGAACCGATAACACATTCCAGTCTATTTTTTGGCTGCACTTAAGTAACCATAGATGGAATCATTTTTGGTCTTGATCGGGATCTGTGAAAAAAAACAAGAACACTTCTTATTTGCACACTCATGTATGTGTCAGGTTCAAGGCTTAGTGGTTCTGATCAAAGACCTGGCTCAAACAGGCTTAGGCTTGAGCTCGAGAGAATGTGttggtatatacatatatgatgaGAACTTGTTTGATGATTCTGATATATTGGCAGCAATGATAATTTCAATATTCTTTTTCTTAAGGATTCTTGGTCCTGTTAATAAATTTTAGTGTGCTTTCTAGTCCACTATTCAATATTAATGAAAATTTCAATATTCTAGTTTCTAGCCCAACGTGAAAAAGCATCAGTTGAAATACCACAAAACTAACATGTACTTTATGAAACATCACTATGAATATACATTTTCAATGTCATTCACATATTTGAATGAATGGTTATAACTAAGAGTGGTTTGCTCAGTGTGGATTTACATGCCAATTTGCATAGGCTTTGACAAGGATGATATGTTCTCATGGCAAGAAAAATTACCTAACCAGATTAACTTTTAATTTGCTGAAGTTATATGAACAAAGAGCTTCACATATTTTTGTTTGATTGGTTGAGACTTAAGTCCATTTTAGGTAAGGAAGCACTTCTCTTTTAGAGAACTGATTTAGGCAGCAGTTCCAGTGAAAGGTAGTTTTCCTGTTCACAGATTTGTACAAgtcattttctttcttaaataagGTGTTTCAATGGATTGTGAAAACCAACATAATGTAGGAATTTCACATTAGAACATGGTGCAGGCAGCTGGTTTGCAGCATCAAAAACAGAACTTGTTATTTAACTTCATTTGATATGGAAAAATGAACATTTTCTTCAAATGAAGTTTGGAATAAAATGACTGTCAAGTATATTCTAAATGGATGATGTTATAACATTCAACTTGCTGATAGAGAAAATCATGAATCATAATTGCTGCATTATCAACTGAAGTACTGAACTGCAATCATCTTATAGAGATGTTCTAGTTTAATGTTGTTAATACATTTGGCCGTTGTGTTTTCCTTTGTTCTTTTTTATCATGCTAAATTGGTTGCATTTTCATTTGTGTAGCATAAACACAGTATACTATATGGCACCTTTTGCAACCATGATCTTGGCTTTACCAGCAATATTACTCGAAGGAGCTGGCGTAGTGGACTGGTTATACTCACACCAATCTATTTGTTCATCGATGATCATCATTTTTAGCTCTGGGGTGCTGGCCTTTTGCCTCAACTTCTCAATCTTTTATGTAATCCATTCCACTACTGCTGTTACATTCAATGTTGCTGGCAACCTCAAGGTGAGTTACATCTAATTTCTGATCCTCCTCACAGAGTGTAGTTATTGTTACTAAATTATGGACATGATATAGGTTGCGGTCGCTGTGTTGGTTTCGTGGATTATTTTCAGAAACCCCATATCTGCTCTTAACGCCGTTGGATGTGCCGTGACCTTGTCGGGCTGTACTTTCTATGGGTATGTCCGGCATAAGTTGTCACAGCAACCCACTATTTCTGGAACACCTCGAACTCCGCGCACCCCTCGGAGTCTAATGGAGCTGCTCCCCCTTGTAAACGATAAGCAAGATAAAGCTTAGTGCTGCAAAAAAACAGTGGTTGATGGTCAATGCAGCAAAGAAAGAGCAAAGTTCAATCTCTCAATATGTTTGCACTTTCCGTATTCCTTCTGCCCCACATACAGGTTATAGTAACTTAAATGAATACTTCTTTAGCAGAATGATTCTTCGTAGTTGTTTTTGCTTTCATGACTTAATAGGGGAGATCTCTTGTTGCCCCTTGTTTCATATCTACTTTGCTCTACTTAACAAAGTTATGTTGATTGATAAACGCATTTGCATTGGTTTTCTTGCCTATGTTGCTTTCTGATATGGTGTAATTTTGATGTTAGAAGCCCTCTTAAGTTAATCCTATATCCATAGCTGCTGTCTTAGAGCTAATAATATGAGTGCAAACATCTATGATGGTTGATTGTCATGTAGCAGTAGATGCACCAAACAAGACAACTGTGGCACATGTTAATAATGGGGTCAGGGATTGGAGTAAAATGCAGCATTGAGAAAGAGGTAATTTTGTTTTAGATTTCTGAGAGAGGGATGTCTGATGTGTTTTGTTTTTCTTCACTCCATCAGTGCTGCTCCTCCCCTGCTCCTAAAACATGCTGCAATAATCACAAGAAAACAAACAGGAAATTAGTAGCCCAAAAAATCATCAGCATTCTCTCTCTTTGGATCTGGTAAGTCAATTTATGGCACAAGGAAATTAGTGTTAGGAAATcttaaaaagagaaaatatatatgAGAAGAGAGACTGACAAATTAAATCTTGGTCTGTAATTTTCTTATTAATTTGAGAATCTCCTAAGTagtgaaatttttttatttttttgacactCATTTTTTCTGctcttcatttcttttcttttattttcttccactttctttgcaagaaaaaaagagagataatctgaatatatatatatatatatatatatatatatatatatatatatatatatatatatatatatatatatacacacacacacaccaacaGAAGAGGGAGGACTTCTCATGAATGCTTCTACTTCCACATAATCATCAAATTTTagaaatatgtatatattataagaaaaatattaaagaCAGACTGAAGCTGAGATCAACATCAAATTGAGTAGTCAAGAAAGGATAAGCTAACTAAAAAGATCATACATCATTGATGGTTAGTACAGGGAGGCAAGAGAGTTTGCAGGACTGGGGAGATCACAACCTCCACCActacggtggtggtggtggttgtggTGGTGGGAAAATACAGGAGGAGGAGATAGAGGGTGAGGAGGTCCCCTACATCATGGCTTTTCTCGGCCCTGCCACTCTAATCTACCAACACCATCACCCTGTTTTTAGCCTGCATGCTCTCCCCACCCTCATCAAAATTTAGCATATATAACACTAAAATCATACAAATATATTGTTACAAATAATCCCCATCGATTTCATGTTGAAACTAAAACTGATATGAAAAATATGTAGCATCGAATAAATATACGTAGCATCTTAAATTCCCAAGTTCTTCTGCAACTGTGTTTGGTCATCCAGCCGCCATTGAGATCTTAGAAGACCAACATGGTCTTCCGAGTTCTCGGTTCTCCCAAAAGCTCATGGGTGGTGGCTCCTCCCATTCAGCAAAGACATGACCAACACTGCAGCTCGTGCAGGTCAAGACCCACCTTGACAGCAGTAAATTAAGGAAGAACCATGGAGACATCGGTAGTTGCAGTACATGGAATCCCATCATTCCCTTGGTCGGACTGAAGCCCGAGCTTGGAACACTCTTCAACAGCTCATCATCACCGTGAACCTGCAAAAAAGGATTAGTGGTGAGAGCAAGAGAAGTTCTCGTCAGATTGGATTGTGATGAAGAAGGTCATCTCAGTGAGCAGCAGAAGAGAAAACGACGTGACAGAGCCCAGAAGTAAAGGTTGTGCTGCTGCCCCTCCCCCACTCCACCCACCCCAACATGTAGGTGCTGCACCGAGAGGAGTTGGAAAGGCAGCACACAGTCTCGCAACAGTGGGTAGCCCCGGAAGAAGAGGGCAGCGCAACAGAGCTCATGAGGCTTGTGTTCCGAACTCCATCACTTGCTCCGCCCTTTCTGCCACTAAACAACGCGACATGGCAGATTCCTAATCATCCTTCTCCCCCCACAGGAAACACCCATCATTGTCCTCCAAGCATCCCTTTCAGCGGAGGGGAGCCGCGCATTTAAGCCATGCCATCGCCGCCTCCTCCCATCTCACTCACTCCGTCCTCCAGCACCATGAGGCCCTGCTCCAACTCCGTCACcagcttcttctccttcctctccggTGGCCTCGATGAGCTCGACCGATGCTTCGCGTCGAATGCGTTCATGTCGCTCCAGTCCTTGCAGCGCGCCGTCGCCCTCCTTCGGTCCCTTCACTCCCGACTCATCGGCCTGGTGCAGAAGCTCCACTTGCCCGCCGGTGAGAGGTGGCTGGACGAGTACATGGATGAAAGCTCCCGCCTTTGGGACGTTTGCCATGTGATCAAGCTCGGCATCTCGGGCATGGAGAACTACAACTCCCGCGGAGCAGACATGGTCGCCTCCCTCGAAGAGTGGCGCCGGAATCCCACTCCTCGCCTCGCCCTGCAGGTCCTGATCGGCTACTTACATCCTCCTACCTGCTGTTAACGTTCCTTCATGGCTCAAAGCCCTGACTTTTATCTGGTTTCCTTTGTTAAGGTGATGCGAGCGATCTCTGTTTGCCGGAGGGAAGCCATGAGATTGGACGAGGAGAACAGGGTGTTGGTGGAGACCAAAATCGAACCAGCTTCACTTCGGTTCGACGACGAGAGAGCGTTCACGGAATCCAGGCTCCACGGATTCAATGGCTTCAGAGGAGTTCTTTACGCGCTGAGGAACGTGAGCTCGCTCCTCTTGCTGATCCTGCTGTGGGGATCGGTCCACTGCTGTCCAGAACAAGGTGTCTCCGAAGAATCGACATTCTTGAGCTCGGGGTACGCTGTTTCAGTGGGCAGGCTGCGACGGAGGCTGGTCGGGGAGGTGGAAGAACTCGGCGGCCGACCCGGGATTCTCATGCACGAGTTCCGGGCGGCGAGGGCGGCGGCCGAGGAACTGAGAGAAGAGATGGAGAAGGCGGGGACGGAGGGAGGCGACACGGGGGCCACGGCAGGGAAGCTGAAGGAGAAGGTGGAGGGATTGAAGGGGTGGCTGGGGACGCTGAGATCTGGAACTGAGAATCTCGTGGCGCAGCtggatgacttgtttgatgaaaTTGTGGAGGGCAGGAAGGAGCTATTGGACATCTGCAGCCACCAGTGAGCTGAAGGTAGGCAGAAGCAGCAACAAGAAGAGGTCAGAGGAAGGAGAATTCCGGTgatcagcttcttcttcttcttcttcttcttcgtcttcttcttcttctagcttTGTTTGTTTGTAGCAGCTATTGTTCCATTAGTATACAAACAATACCATTACCAGTCTTCTTCCATGCAAACAGAAGCAGGATCACAGTAAAAACAACTCGAGAGACACCATGGTGAGTGAGAGAGTTTgattgtgtgcatcatgttatagCAACGAAGGGATCTTTTCTTCTTATTGTGCTTTGCTTTGGAAGGAACCCGTCTGTGTTCTTTGACTGGGTTCCTTTGTCATCTTCTTCCGTCAGTGAAGGCTGCAggcgagggagaagaagaggatggGTGGGGAGGAGATTCCTGGGCAATTGAGTGGACAAGGAGACACGAGGACGGTACTGGTGGAATCTCGTTGTCTGCTGAGATTGATGTGGGAACGGATGGCAACCGCCATGGAAAAGGCTTCTGGACGGGACCAGCCGGCACAGGCGACTGTTCCTGCACTCTCTTGATTGCTGCTGCCAATATTACTTCAGCAGCAGCGGCAATTATTTAGAGAGATGCGACCAAAAAGAAATCCTtgctcaaaacaaaaagaaaaaccttTCAACAtatccataataataataatatatatatgtataattattTAAGCATCtaaatttatttcatatttgataagattatattttgatttggtGATGACATGTTTTGATAAGATTATATTACGTAATTAGatctctttaatattttgatctttaaatttaaaaaatatattgagatcattataattaatttttttttagtatatcgatttttatattaaaatttttatagttataaaagttaaatatttaacctcatttaTCCTAAACATCTTTTTGCTTGTGGTTTTCGTGTCATTTGATCTACCGGCGCTTTATTTTCCTCGATCATTTATACaataaagattatttttttattattattatcatatgtTATATTCTCAGTTGATAAAATCGACGACATCAAGATAAataggattaaatattttattttcataattatagagattttaatataaatatttttaaatttaaaaattaaaatattctaaCTAATAgagtaatataattttattattgagCCGTGTTATATTATTCATCTTTCTTTTAATAGAACTGGATTGAGACACCTATATTTCTCACTGTATAttaattaatgaatatttatatttataaaattataatcaaaattagCTTTTTTAAGGGCCTCGTATGCTCCTCCTAATTTGAACTTAAATTCGATGAAGAAGCCCTCTAATCCAACTTAAACATCCACAGTAAATGAATGAACCGAAGTCCGAAATCAGCGTGGAAGCAAGTGGAAGACACTGGATCCGACAATACGTCGAACACCTCGGGATCTGATACCGGACGGAACTTGCAGCGGAGGAAGAGCTGGAACTGGAGCTGGAGACACACGGAGCAGCCGGTGGTGGCCAGCTTTCGCAAGGGGGGCAGCAGCAGTAGCACTGTGGCTCGCTCATAGAGACAGAGGTACGGTGATCTCAGcccacctcttcctcctccccacaGCCACAAGCTGCGCTGGCTCTGTCGTCGCCTCTGTTGCTTGCCTCCTCTTTTCTCGCGCATCCGCCATCGTGAACAAACCGACATGTTTTTACCTTTTACGCACCCAGTAAAGAAACCTGTGCAAGCCAGTAACTGTCGTGATGCCATGGAAGAAAGCAAAACACGGAGACAAAGCACAAAGAAGGGAGAGaaacgagggagaaggaagacggCGTGGATGAGTATCAGGGAGGAGAGACACAGAGCTAACCATGGatgcaaaaaaaaatcatatatatatatatatataacttgacaTAAGTAATTTTCATATTAATTTATAACAATTTAAGTTCAGCGTAACGGCTTAAATGCTATTATAATAAACGCAAATCAACTGATTGTTTAAGAAAACACTTTAAATATGTCAGGATAGTATTTGAGTATTAAGAATATTTCtaatcttttatatttttatttttaaaattagaatTAACTGATGACAGCAGTAAGTAATAACTGAGTTAGGAGGGGGACATGGATGTCAATTTGAAACTTATAAAGAAGGACAAACAACTAGTCTCCGAATTTTACAAGgattgaattatttatatatttatatacaagtAAATTTCATATTTATCTCTATCAATTTAAGGTCAGTATGTATCCTTTAAAACCTAATAACTTATACACTATTATGATTAATCCAAATCAACCAAGTCTTTAATGAAAACACTTTAAATATGTTAGAATagtatagtattttttaaaaaataaataaaattatcaaaatatttatcaattaaattaGCTAACACTTTAAATATGTAtgagtattaaaaatatttttataaatttttaatttaattttaaaagggaatatatagggaatttgataattaatttttttccaaAGCCATCCAATCCTTCGAGAGAGTGTCTCGGTCGCATATTTATTGTTGACCTCAATTTTAACTAAAGGTTTCAACATGCTATCATATGTGGATGTGCCAATAAATCACAAGTGTGATAcattacataattttttttcttatctttattattagtattattttactttatattatcTACTTGATAATGTTATGAAGTTTTTCATAataggaattggatcatgataaaatcataatAATGATATCAATTCACTTATAAATATAGACCGTAAATATTATGTTacttgagagagacatcgagatagtcGGACAGACTGATATGCTATAtaatcatccatatgatggagacgattggtctcatagttattcatgtgaggacactaggggtaCAATCCAAGtgttcattggaaaatgagttcatcgattgatccgctcacggaatacgaGATTGTGAATGATACCTTGTCGTCAAATAACGATTTCCTAGTTCAAATTATAAGTTTGGTatgtagacttgagacacaaaagaTGCCATGTACGAGTATTTTACTTTTTGATACTAGATTTGTAGGTCTAAacgttccaaatctagcatagtcgATTATAgagagtggtaaccaaccttacgagggcaattaaatatcaatagaggatcatctgctctcggtgtcacgagaggaatgtctcatgtgctCTCTTTCAATTAAATCTCTGGTCACAATTATTCAGATTGAGATAAAAAAGAGTTCTATggaagaattcgattagagcaagactcgagtagattcctTATATGCCTGATAGTACTATACCTGATATACGATATTTAGGATATTAGAATGATAAGAtactatagatacacgataattgaggatatacaagtctaatagattggatcCCCCAATATCGTTTGAGAACGATGAAATAGTGATATAGTATGTTCATAATCgtcaagtcaagtgaattatcatGTAGATAATGATTCATTCGATTAGAAGAAGTTCTAAtacgtatgactcacgaccagctcagtATTAAGCctaaagggtcatacacatataatAGGTGTTGTAACGAGTAGATGTATGAATATGAGATATTCTTCGAGcctatatcttattagatatccaataagtcattGTATTATTAGATCATTTGGGTGAGACTCAATAAGAGTAAATAGTGATTATTTGATAGAGAGActtgagtagttggatagagatctaatatccaatagggtaatatctattatggttaagttgataagaaCTTAAATAGGATGGAACCAAAGAAACATATACTAAACCCTTTTCGGCTACACCTCATATTCtatctctcattctcctcctcAATCGATAGCCCTATTTGAGGTTTGTGGACAGTAAGAAGGATTGGTCCTTTCTTGATCTTGGCATAGTCTTGTGGTATACAAAGGAAAGGAAATATCATACTACGAAAGAGGACGATGACATCTAACCTTCTTCATCTAAAGATTTTGATATGCGATTTTGATGATATACGATCTCCCGTAGGTAAATCATCTCAAatatattatatgattttttattttacaatTTTTTTGCACACCAATTTTCGCACAACAATTTAATATTAAATCTTTGAAAACctgttttattttttatccttCTATTATGCATGTGATACTCTATATAATTTCCCAACAATCTCAACCAGCAAATAATTGAACTAATCCTAATCCAACAATTGTCCACATATTATAAACATTATTAATATATTAGtttaatatatctaaaaaaattatctaaaatagTGGACAATTTCTTTGGATAAACCATTTTttttaaatctcttctttttaattttttcaaatagTATTCTTATTTCGAATAATATCCAAAATATCTCTCACTAATCCAATAATATATTACAATAATTTggtcatcacaataaaaatattataaaatttatttgaaaaaatTGTAAATGATATAAATTGATTCATAATTTTATTCAAACCAATTTTAAGCGTTAAAAAGTTTGGTACCATAATAGTACATGAATAATGACAACCAAAAAGATATAATATGAtgtcacttataatatttttttaataactttATAATGTTTTCAATACCTCaacaaaaaatactataatactaTTGAAAAAcaatataattgagataaatagaatcaaaacacaaTAAAAATCATTGGATATATCATACTAGGGTTCAAATATttacttataataatttatgAATAATATTACTAAAACATAGATAATATTACTCAAACAGAGATAATGATCTATGAGCAATGATAACTAAAAAGACATCATATAGTATCACTTACAGTATTTTCAGcaccttaataaaaatattataaataagtcaAAAGAAAATACTGTAATGAtttaaaattgatgaaaaaattgTCGAAAAAAGGTTAATATTATTGGGGTTGTGGAAGGATATTTTGAGCATTATTGAAATTATgggatttcattcaaaaaaaataaaacaggGAGTCttttgggagaaaaaaaaaagaaaaaaagatgattttttaaaAGAGAAATTACCCCCAAATATTTATGTCATCATTTATAATAACAAAACCAAATACCTAATAGACTTAATCTCACTATAACCTTAATTCTGAGAGTTAACACCTTATCTTTGCCTCTCAGCCATGTGAAGTCCCACGTGACGAGACTTGCACACCCCCTACCTTTGTCCAATGGCCAAGGCCACTTCGCCTGCCCTCACCCAACCATTGCCTTCTCCTCCCACCAGACCACCTCTTGC comes from Musa acuminata AAA Group cultivar baxijiao chromosome BXJ3-3, Cavendish_Baxijiao_AAA, whole genome shotgun sequence and encodes:
- the LOC135633681 gene encoding uncharacterized protein LOC135633681 → MPSPPPPISLTPSSSTMRPCSNSVTSFFSFLSGGLDELDRCFASNAFMSLQSLQRAVALLRSLHSRLIGLVQKLHLPAGERWLDEYMDESSRLWDVCHVIKLGISGMENYNSRGADMVASLEEWRRNPTPRLALQVMRAISVCRREAMRLDEENRVLVETKIEPASLRFDDERAFTESRLHGFNGFRGVLYALRNVSSLLLLILLWGSVHCCPEQGVSEESTFLSSGYAVSVGRLRRRLVGEVEELGGRPGILMHEFRAARAAAEELREEMEKAGTEGGDTGATAGKLKEKVEGLKGWLGTLRSGTENLVAQLDDLFDEIVEGRKELLDICSHQ